From a region of the Listeria monocytogenes ATCC 19117 genome:
- a CDS encoding Crp/Fnr family transcriptional regulator, translated as MHSDEEIFKETTPKALLQLLKKDYYFHDYCYQEIIPRGKEIKMNNSKGFQIYLVESGYFSYCLQNEYGDSGIISFVGGEIAINLIPIIKEEPEESVLRSLTEVHCWVLDPDFVERVLDESGQKAKYLLSNLLYTRKVYFKASKRNFMKKELRIRACLKELGLYMGRVTKDKEFILPDEINNSILAQYANTTREYTNIIVLKLRKEGILDDSHKPWVIKKIDIL; from the coding sequence ATGCATTCAGATGAGGAAATTTTCAAAGAAACAACGCCAAAAGCATTACTACAATTACTAAAAAAAGATTACTACTTTCATGATTATTGTTATCAAGAAATTATTCCTAGAGGTAAAGAAATCAAGATGAATAATTCGAAAGGTTTCCAAATATACTTAGTCGAAAGCGGATACTTCTCTTATTGCCTCCAAAATGAATATGGAGATTCTGGGATTATTAGCTTTGTTGGTGGCGAAATAGCAATTAATTTAATTCCGATTATTAAAGAAGAACCAGAGGAGTCCGTACTGCGTAGTTTGACAGAAGTTCATTGTTGGGTACTTGATCCTGATTTTGTGGAACGTGTTTTGGATGAATCGGGTCAAAAAGCGAAATATCTATTATCTAACTTACTTTATACAAGAAAAGTTTATTTTAAAGCTAGTAAGCGTAATTTTATGAAGAAAGAACTTCGTATTAGAGCATGCTTAAAAGAGCTTGGTCTGTACATGGGCAGAGTAACAAAGGATAAGGAATTCATTTTGCCTGATGAAATCAATAATTCTATTTTAGCCCAATATGCGAATACTACTCGAGAATATACGAATATTATTGTACTAAAACTACGAAAAGAAGGAATTCTCGATGATAGTCACAAACCGTGGGTCATAAAAAAAATAGACATACTTTAA
- a CDS encoding GGDEF domain-containing protein produces the protein MVQQLVSNAAILLAGFYIISLVYKEPITKELSINRKMVIGVWAGLLGFALMIFGIPISNNVIVDLRHIPIIMVGFYGGPIPAIVSAVIITTSRFLISVNSAAMMAGVIMMLIGIITALFSKRLEKYNIWGVFILNIIACGFVVVNLHLILAKEPDFWINMFIFVSIALVIGAVSAGLMKNMIKSKQLFQKYEQDSTLDYLTRLSNVRQFDEKINHVMDDGSRQVTLMLIDIDYFKNINDTYGHDAGDAILKQLAIILKRNTSDGSEAFRNGGEEFSIVLLDCPIEKGNFFAEQVRKETEDHDFMIPSGKLVKITISVGVSSSKDGANTSEGLFKSADEALYKAKLTGRNRVCIADEN, from the coding sequence TTGGTTCAACAGTTGGTAAGTAATGCAGCGATATTACTCGCAGGATTTTATATTATTTCTTTAGTCTATAAAGAACCAATTACGAAAGAATTATCGATAAATAGAAAAATGGTGATAGGCGTATGGGCAGGGCTACTAGGATTTGCGCTAATGATTTTTGGGATACCGATTTCAAATAATGTAATTGTTGATTTGCGTCATATCCCTATTATTATGGTGGGTTTTTATGGCGGGCCCATTCCGGCAATTGTTTCGGCGGTCATTATTACAACTTCACGATTTTTAATTTCAGTGAATTCTGCAGCGATGATGGCTGGTGTAATCATGATGCTGATTGGCATTATAACAGCTCTTTTCAGCAAACGCTTAGAAAAATATAATATTTGGGGCGTTTTTATTTTGAATATTATTGCGTGTGGTTTTGTAGTCGTTAACTTACATTTGATTTTAGCAAAAGAGCCAGACTTCTGGATAAATATGTTTATATTTGTATCGATCGCGCTTGTAATTGGCGCTGTTTCCGCAGGTTTAATGAAGAATATGATTAAATCAAAGCAATTGTTTCAAAAATACGAACAAGACTCTACGCTCGATTATCTGACGCGGTTATCAAATGTAAGGCAATTTGATGAAAAAATCAACCATGTAATGGACGATGGAAGTAGGCAAGTGACATTAATGTTAATCGATATTGATTACTTTAAAAATATTAACGATACATACGGCCATGACGCTGGTGATGCCATTTTGAAACAATTAGCTATTATTTTAAAACGAAACACATCAGATGGTTCTGAGGCATTTAGAAACGGCGGGGAAGAATTTTCCATTGTCTTATTAGATTGTCCGATTGAAAAAGGTAATTTTTTTGCTGAACAAGTGCGAAAAGAAACGGAAGATCACGATTTTATGATACCGAGTGGAAAACTAGTGAAAATTACAATTTCCGTTGGGGTTAGCAGTAGTAAAGATGGTGCTAATACAAGTGAAGGATTATTTAAATCTGCTGATGAAGCGCTGTATAAAGCAAAATTAACCGGGCGAAACCGAGTATGTATTGCAGATGAAAATTAG
- a CDS encoding MBL fold metallo-hydrolase — MTKIKRIMTGIIQENCYIIYQDKVALIVDPGDEASKIEAEIAKLEVKPVAVLLTHCHYDHIGALEEIRKTYNIPVYVSPLEQEWLSNPELNLSAHIAGKAIIAQPAENEFTLGEYSIEGFRFKVVPTPGHSIGSVSFIFDDFVVVGDALFKGSIGRTDLYTGDFDMLINSIKTQLFVLPDDFPAYSGHGDATTIGHEKKTNPYFN, encoded by the coding sequence ATGACAAAAATCAAACGAATCATGACAGGAATAATCCAAGAAAATTGTTATATCATTTATCAAGATAAGGTAGCTTTAATTGTTGACCCAGGCGATGAAGCAAGTAAAATTGAAGCAGAAATTGCAAAACTTGAAGTAAAACCAGTGGCAGTTTTGTTAACTCATTGTCACTATGATCATATTGGTGCTTTAGAAGAGATTCGCAAAACATATAATATTCCAGTATATGTTAGCCCACTAGAGCAAGAATGGTTATCCAATCCAGAATTAAATTTATCTGCGCACATAGCTGGTAAAGCAATTATAGCGCAACCGGCAGAAAATGAATTTACGTTAGGTGAATATAGTATAGAAGGTTTTCGTTTTAAAGTAGTACCGACACCAGGGCATTCTATCGGAAGCGTTAGTTTTATTTTCGATGATTTTGTCGTAGTTGGCGACGCTTTGTTTAAAGGTAGTATCGGTCGTACGGATTTATACACAGGAGATTTCGATATGTTAATAAATAGTATTAAAACACAACTGTTTGTACTTCCAGATGACTTCCCAGCCTATTCAGGTCATGGTGATGCAACCACTATCGGTCATGAAAAGAAAACAAACCCATATTTTAACTAA
- a CDS encoding DUF561 domain-containing protein, whose translation MSLTEMLQIKYPILQGAMAQIATYELASAVSNAGGLGIIASGGMSADTLREQIRLCKEKTTKPFAVNIMLMMPNCPELVDVIIEEDVRVVTTGAGTPKPFMEKFKAAGIKVIAVIPSVKIAQKMEEIGVDAVVAEGTEAGGHVGETTTMALVRQVVSAVNIPVIAAGGIADGHGMAAVYALGASGVQIGTLFLVAEECPVPASFKQAVLDATDTSTTVTGRRNGAPVRSIKNPMIQKYVELENENASRDKLEELTLGSLRKAVHEGDVENGSVMAGQICGMLKEIRSTSDIIESLMKESKQVASNLVIQ comes from the coding sequence ATGAGTTTAACTGAAATGCTACAAATCAAATATCCAATTTTACAAGGGGCAATGGCACAAATTGCCACATATGAATTAGCTTCCGCGGTATCAAATGCAGGTGGGCTAGGAATTATCGCATCAGGTGGAATGTCAGCAGACACATTACGAGAACAAATTCGCCTTTGTAAAGAAAAGACAACAAAACCGTTCGCTGTAAATATCATGCTGATGATGCCAAATTGTCCAGAACTTGTCGATGTTATTATTGAAGAAGATGTGCGAGTTGTTACAACTGGGGCAGGCACGCCTAAACCATTTATGGAAAAATTTAAAGCAGCTGGAATTAAAGTTATCGCCGTTATCCCGTCTGTGAAAATTGCTCAAAAAATGGAAGAAATCGGTGTGGACGCTGTTGTTGCAGAAGGGACAGAAGCAGGGGGACATGTCGGAGAAACAACAACGATGGCACTCGTTCGTCAAGTTGTTTCAGCAGTAAATATTCCTGTCATTGCAGCAGGCGGTATTGCAGATGGTCACGGAATGGCAGCTGTTTATGCGTTAGGCGCAAGCGGTGTCCAAATCGGCACACTTTTCCTTGTTGCTGAGGAATGTCCGGTTCCAGCTAGCTTTAAACAAGCGGTACTTGACGCAACGGATACAAGTACGACTGTAACAGGTCGTCGCAATGGTGCGCCAGTTAGAAGTATTAAAAACCCAATGATTCAAAAATATGTTGAACTAGAAAACGAAAATGCCTCCAGAGACAAATTAGAGGAATTAACACTTGGCTCTCTTAGAAAAGCAGTACATGAAGGTGACGTTGAGAATGGTTCAGTTATGGCTGGACAAATTTGTGGTATGTTAAAAGAAATTCGTTCCACTAGTGATATTATCGAAAGCCTCATGAAAGAATCTAAACAAGTTGCAAGCAATTTAGTGATTCAATAA
- a CDS encoding OFA family MFS transporter yields the protein MTKEINRWGVLIGSVGVLLCTGAVYAFSVFAGPLSAAHGWTIPQVMMAFTINAAIGPIPTILGGILTDKGKAKWAILIGGILFGLGFALTGFATSTTMLYLSYGVLAGLGQGFAYSGCLSNTIRLFPDKRGLASGLITAGMGGATIIAAPIANHLIETYNVMTAFKIMGAVYIAVVIGCSFLIRVAPAGYAPKGWTPPANNAAGMVNVPWTGMVRTVTFYLILLMLGIGAFSGLMIASNASLIGQNMFGLTAASAAAYVSIYSLSNCLGRVVWGAVSDRLGRSNTLMIIYTVIALSLLALATLQSVVGFVIGIIGLGLCFGGTMGVFPSIVMENYGSKNQGVNYGIVFIGYSTAAFFAPKMAAQIAGQNGGDFTQAFYIAIALAAVGLCINIVYKLREKKQPTKELA from the coding sequence ATGACAAAAGAAATAAACCGTTGGGGAGTCTTAATTGGCTCTGTTGGTGTTCTGCTTTGTACCGGTGCGGTATATGCATTTAGTGTTTTTGCTGGACCGCTAAGTGCCGCTCACGGTTGGACAATTCCGCAAGTTATGATGGCATTTACAATTAATGCGGCGATTGGACCAATTCCAACTATTTTAGGTGGGATTTTAACGGATAAAGGGAAAGCAAAATGGGCTATTTTAATTGGGGGAATCCTGTTTGGGCTTGGTTTTGCGTTAACAGGATTTGCTACTTCAACGACGATGCTTTATTTGTCTTATGGTGTCCTTGCTGGGCTTGGACAAGGTTTTGCGTATTCAGGATGTCTTAGTAACACGATTCGTCTTTTCCCAGATAAACGTGGTCTTGCTTCTGGACTTATTACTGCAGGAATGGGTGGAGCGACAATCATTGCTGCACCGATTGCGAACCACTTAATTGAAACATATAACGTAATGACAGCATTTAAAATTATGGGAGCTGTTTATATCGCAGTTGTCATTGGATGTAGTTTCCTTATTCGCGTCGCACCAGCTGGTTATGCACCAAAAGGTTGGACACCGCCTGCTAATAATGCAGCTGGTATGGTAAATGTACCTTGGACGGGAATGGTTCGAACAGTTACTTTTTATCTGATTCTTTTAATGCTAGGTATTGGCGCATTTTCCGGTCTGATGATTGCTTCTAATGCATCCTTAATTGGTCAAAATATGTTTGGCTTGACGGCTGCATCGGCTGCTGCTTACGTTAGTATTTATTCACTAAGCAACTGTTTAGGTCGAGTAGTTTGGGGCGCTGTATCTGACCGTCTAGGTAGATCTAATACATTGATGATTATCTATACAGTGATTGCTTTATCTTTACTAGCACTTGCAACGCTTCAATCTGTTGTTGGATTTGTTATCGGAATTATTGGACTTGGACTTTGCTTTGGTGGAACAATGGGCGTTTTCCCGTCTATCGTTATGGAAAATTACGGTTCGAAAAATCAAGGCGTCAACTACGGAATCGTCTTCATTGGTTATTCCACAGCGGCCTTCTTTGCACCAAAAATGGCAGCGCAAATCGCCGGTCAAAACGGTGGCGACTTCACACAAGCTTTCTATATAGCTATCGCACTTGCTGCTGTAGGACTTTGCATTAATATTGTTTATAAATTACGTGAGAAAAAACAACCAACTAAAGAATTAGCGTAA
- a CDS encoding sigma-54 interaction domain-containing protein, which yields MFDLMDNLLGVQSFGELNKDMPTTLFVTDADGNILISNKFTALTVGMSLEELLRCNVRDLVEDGVYNDSVTLEAIRTKQKKTKVINTKKGFSIRSTSTPILYPDGTVHLVVTMSDETQPDSFKTWRGEAISGNKESLLLEDYKENDGTVIVAESVAMKQIVRVCNQIAPFDSKVLLYGESGTGKEVLSRYIHEKSEQAAGPFISINCAAIPKALFESELFGHEKGSFTGADIEKPGMLELADGGTLFLDEISEMPLELQAKMLRVLETGEVRRLGSTTETKRRFRLISATNRNLGEMVEKGTFRRDLYYRINVVPVHIPALRERPQDIIGLARQFIQKFNQKYQKDFQLSGDKTKELLSHNWPGNVRELRNQIERLVVMSGNKEVTVAEIDDFALDLHFKEQTKKDSLYLKDYLQDVEKHFILRVLEESNGNVTKAASVLGIHRSVLYRKLKTLH from the coding sequence ATGTTTGACTTAATGGATAACTTGCTGGGAGTACAGTCATTTGGTGAATTAAATAAGGACATGCCAACGACACTTTTTGTCACGGATGCAGATGGTAATATTTTAATTTCTAATAAATTCACTGCGCTCACAGTTGGAATGTCGCTCGAAGAATTGCTTCGTTGTAATGTAAGAGACCTAGTGGAAGACGGTGTATACAATGATTCTGTCACACTAGAAGCAATCCGCACAAAACAAAAGAAAACAAAAGTGATCAATACGAAGAAAGGTTTTAGCATCCGCTCGACTTCTACGCCAATACTTTATCCTGATGGCACGGTGCATTTAGTTGTTACTATGTCAGATGAAACGCAACCAGATAGTTTTAAAACATGGCGTGGTGAGGCAATTTCGGGGAATAAAGAGTCGCTTCTTCTTGAGGATTATAAAGAAAATGATGGCACTGTGATAGTAGCAGAGAGCGTCGCGATGAAGCAGATAGTTCGTGTGTGCAACCAGATCGCTCCGTTTGACAGTAAAGTCTTATTATACGGGGAGTCCGGTACTGGTAAAGAAGTCTTGTCGCGCTATATTCATGAAAAAAGTGAACAAGCTGCTGGACCTTTTATCTCGATTAACTGTGCGGCAATCCCAAAAGCATTATTTGAATCTGAGCTTTTTGGACATGAAAAAGGTTCATTTACCGGTGCGGATATTGAAAAACCCGGGATGCTTGAACTAGCTGATGGTGGCACATTATTTTTAGATGAAATTTCTGAAATGCCACTAGAGCTACAAGCGAAAATGCTCCGAGTGCTTGAAACTGGAGAGGTAAGAAGGCTTGGTTCAACAACCGAAACGAAACGCCGCTTTAGACTGATTTCAGCGACCAATCGAAACCTTGGGGAAATGGTTGAAAAAGGAACATTTAGGCGTGATTTATATTATCGTATTAATGTTGTGCCGGTTCACATTCCAGCACTCAGAGAGCGACCGCAAGATATTATTGGTCTTGCACGTCAGTTCATACAAAAATTCAATCAAAAATACCAAAAAGATTTTCAGTTAAGTGGCGATAAAACGAAAGAATTACTTTCTCATAATTGGCCAGGAAATGTTCGTGAACTTAGAAACCAGATTGAGCGATTAGTTGTTATGTCTGGAAATAAAGAAGTGACTGTTGCAGAAATAGATGATTTCGCACTAGACTTACATTTTAAAGAACAAACAAAAAAAGACTCACTTTATTTGAAAGATTATTTGCAAGACGTGGAAAAACATTTTATATTGCGAGTACTCGAAGAAAGTAATGGAAACGTGACAAAAGCGGCCAGTGTGCTTGGAATTCACCGCTCTGTTTTATATCGAAAACTAAAAACACTTCATTAA
- a CDS encoding Crp/Fnr family transcriptional regulator: MNTLEKRQHEILTNPLHFCKKSGDFAKHSMSIKLSKNELFDVDFVTGIYFVEKGIVMKGTQIDDYIGYDQLLKPGDVCNFSSFMSSDLKRNIGAQLLSPSSSVITAVDRDFFIFMVEKHVSVEEFMLYQAKKEIMILQRRCLLNTLKVKDRVKHLIAAIGYEYGISNGDNIQIPQELSTTFLSKFMGITREYLSLTLSELKKEDYLLNTKIPVVINVEKLFNEIPYESLIL; encoded by the coding sequence ATGAACACATTAGAAAAACGACAACATGAAATTTTGACCAATCCACTTCATTTTTGTAAGAAGTCTGGAGATTTTGCTAAGCATAGTATGAGTATTAAACTTTCTAAAAATGAACTGTTTGATGTTGATTTTGTTACAGGTATCTACTTTGTTGAAAAGGGTATTGTTATGAAAGGAACACAAATAGATGACTATATTGGGTACGATCAATTGCTAAAACCTGGAGATGTCTGTAATTTTTCATCTTTTATGTCTTCTGATTTAAAACGCAATATTGGTGCTCAATTACTCTCGCCAAGTTCTAGCGTCATCACGGCAGTAGATAGAGATTTTTTCATTTTTATGGTAGAAAAGCATGTTAGTGTAGAAGAATTTATGCTTTATCAAGCGAAAAAAGAAATTATGATACTGCAACGTCGCTGTTTGCTTAATACGCTTAAAGTGAAAGATCGCGTAAAACACTTGATTGCTGCAATTGGTTATGAATATGGTATTTCCAATGGAGATAACATTCAAATCCCGCAAGAATTATCTACTACATTTTTATCTAAATTCATGGGTATTACAAGAGAGTATCTTAGCTTAACTCTAAGTGAACTAAAAAAAGAAGATTACCTATTAAATACTAAAATACCTGTTGTTATAAATGTAGAAAAACTTTTTAATGAAATTCCCTATGAATCATTAATTTTATAA
- a CDS encoding acyl CoA:acetate/3-ketoacid CoA transferase yields the protein MSKVIKASEAAKLLKDGDTVAFSGFGLACVNEEMAIAVEKRFLEEGAPRNLTVMHASALGDRREKGMSHWGHEGLIKRWIGGIAIASPKMAKLIEEDKCEAYNLPQGVITQLYREIAAKRPGVITKIGMGTFVDPRIEGAKMSASSKDNLVELLTIHDEEWLFYPSFPIQVALIRGTVADEFGNLTLEKEGLHMEVLPIAQAVRNSGGIVIAQVESVAKKGSLNPKDVRVPGILVDHIIISEPENHFQTENTQYNPAFSGHIQVPLGDIEPLPLDDRKVIARRSAAELEPQTILNLGVGIPVNVSTVAAEEGVSDQLILTTEAGSVGGVPAGLADFGHAYNSEAIVDHHSQFDFYDGGGLDLSVLGLAQTDESGNVNVSKFGSRVAGCGGFINISQSAKKLIFAGTFTAGGLKTRVADGKLEILQEGKAKKFIKQVQQITFSGEYASTTDQIILYVTERAVFRLENGKMVLTEIAPGVDLEKDILGQMEFEPVIASDLKVMDSGMFSEQWGGLKTIIEKQTREGVSI from the coding sequence TTGTCAAAAGTAATAAAAGCTAGTGAAGCAGCAAAATTATTAAAAGATGGCGATACTGTTGCTTTTAGTGGTTTCGGTTTAGCTTGTGTTAATGAAGAAATGGCTATCGCGGTTGAAAAGCGTTTTTTAGAAGAAGGGGCACCGCGTAATCTAACAGTTATGCATGCTAGTGCGCTTGGTGATCGCAGGGAAAAAGGAATGAGTCACTGGGGACATGAAGGATTAATTAAACGCTGGATTGGCGGAATTGCGATTGCTTCTCCTAAAATGGCGAAACTAATTGAAGAAGACAAATGTGAAGCATACAATTTACCACAAGGTGTAATTACGCAACTGTATCGTGAAATTGCAGCTAAACGGCCAGGCGTGATTACAAAAATTGGCATGGGAACATTTGTAGATCCACGTATTGAAGGGGCAAAAATGTCTGCGAGTTCTAAAGACAACTTAGTAGAGCTATTGACGATTCACGACGAAGAATGGCTATTTTATCCAAGTTTCCCAATTCAAGTTGCGCTCATTCGCGGAACTGTGGCTGATGAATTTGGGAACTTAACGTTAGAAAAAGAAGGCTTACATATGGAAGTCTTGCCAATTGCACAGGCAGTTCGAAATTCAGGTGGAATTGTAATCGCTCAAGTAGAATCTGTTGCGAAAAAAGGATCGCTTAATCCTAAAGATGTTAGAGTTCCAGGAATTTTGGTTGATCATATTATTATTTCAGAACCGGAAAATCATTTCCAAACTGAAAATACACAGTACAACCCAGCTTTTTCAGGGCATATTCAAGTTCCGCTTGGAGATATTGAGCCACTTCCGTTAGATGACCGTAAAGTAATTGCGCGTCGTTCAGCAGCAGAACTAGAACCACAAACTATTCTAAATTTAGGTGTAGGAATTCCGGTGAACGTATCAACTGTAGCAGCGGAAGAGGGCGTGAGTGATCAATTAATACTAACAACGGAAGCTGGTTCTGTTGGTGGTGTTCCAGCAGGTTTAGCAGATTTCGGTCATGCTTATAACAGTGAAGCTATTGTCGATCATCATTCGCAGTTCGATTTTTACGATGGTGGAGGACTCGATTTATCCGTACTTGGTTTGGCGCAAACCGACGAATCCGGTAATGTGAATGTCAGCAAGTTTGGCTCAAGAGTTGCTGGCTGCGGTGGATTTATTAATATCTCCCAATCAGCGAAAAAATTAATTTTTGCCGGAACTTTTACAGCAGGTGGATTAAAGACGCGTGTAGCTGACGGAAAATTAGAGATTTTACAAGAAGGAAAAGCTAAAAAGTTTATCAAACAAGTTCAACAAATCACATTTAGTGGCGAATACGCTTCAACGACCGACCAAATCATCCTCTATGTGACAGAGCGAGCTGTATTCCGTTTAGAAAATGGCAAAATGGTTCTAACAGAAATCGCGCCAGGAGTAGATTTAGAAAAAGATATCCTTGGACAAATGGAATTCGAACCTGTTATTGCGAGTGATTTAAAAGTAATGGATAGCGGTATGTTTAGTGAACAATGGGGCGGCTTAAAAACTATTATTGAAAAACAAACAAGAGAGGGAGTATCTATATGA
- a CDS encoding AraC family transcriptional regulator — MSEYLEIPELNKAFPFRSFINEGEVLVYPHWHKEIEIIYALKGSLNLGVNDMPIQLKEGEIQVINGGDVHYFLASPSSERIVIQFDLSLFQEEMQMDGQMQTLREMLTEMAHLSREWPEETVAKMQSLIMNIHSESSGEKPGKHYILKADLLAIIGLIYREIPQIKTQPDSVISEDAVLKSQETLHKLDQIFSYVEKHYQEPVSLQEVADYTGFSTYYFTKFFKRNTGMTFVTFLNDYRLNKAKWMLLNEAFPVTEVAELAGFSSVKTFHHAFKRAMGVAPLKYRKTIYGNN, encoded by the coding sequence ATGAGCGAATACTTGGAAATTCCAGAATTAAATAAAGCTTTTCCTTTTCGTTCGTTTATTAATGAAGGGGAAGTTCTTGTTTATCCACACTGGCACAAAGAGATTGAAATTATTTATGCGCTAAAAGGTAGCCTTAATCTTGGCGTTAATGATATGCCAATTCAATTAAAAGAAGGAGAAATTCAAGTAATAAATGGCGGAGATGTGCATTATTTTTTAGCTTCGCCGAGTAGTGAGCGCATCGTTATCCAATTTGATTTAAGTTTATTTCAAGAAGAAATGCAAATGGATGGCCAAATGCAAACGTTGCGCGAAATGCTTACAGAAATGGCACATTTGAGCAGGGAATGGCCAGAAGAGACGGTTGCTAAAATGCAATCTTTAATTATGAATATCCATTCTGAGTCAAGCGGGGAAAAGCCTGGGAAGCATTATATTCTAAAAGCAGACCTACTAGCGATTATCGGCTTGATATACCGGGAAATTCCTCAAATCAAAACTCAACCCGATAGTGTGATTTCAGAAGATGCAGTCTTAAAATCTCAAGAAACATTACATAAATTAGATCAAATTTTTTCCTATGTCGAGAAACACTATCAAGAACCGGTCAGCTTACAAGAAGTAGCTGATTACACTGGATTTAGCACGTACTATTTCACAAAATTTTTCAAGCGAAATACTGGTATGACGTTTGTGACTTTTTTAAATGATTACCGCCTGAATAAAGCAAAATGGATGTTGTTAAATGAAGCTTTCCCTGTTACAGAAGTGGCCGAACTAGCAGGATTTAGCAGTGTAAAAACCTTTCATCATGCCTTTAAACGAGCAATGGGTGTAGCACCATTAAAATACAGAAAGACAATATACGGGAATAATTAA
- a CDS encoding VOC family protein, with the protein MTAKMLHTCIRVKNLTESITFYEKALGLKEVRRKDFPDFEFTLVYMAFEEGGFELELTYNYDQKEAYDLGNGYGHLAVGVPDVHALLKEHQEASFTVTDLKGLPGEDPFYYFLTDPDGYKTEIIQDGAL; encoded by the coding sequence ATGACTGCAAAAATGTTACATACATGTATCCGCGTAAAAAACCTAACAGAATCGATTACTTTTTACGAAAAAGCATTAGGACTTAAAGAAGTTCGCCGCAAGGACTTCCCGGATTTCGAATTCACATTAGTATATATGGCGTTTGAAGAAGGCGGTTTTGAACTAGAATTAACGTACAACTACGACCAAAAAGAAGCCTACGATTTAGGAAATGGTTATGGTCACTTAGCAGTTGGTGTTCCGGACGTACATGCTTTATTAAAAGAACACCAAGAAGCTAGTTTTACTGTGACAGATTTAAAAGGACTACCTGGCGAAGATCCATTCTATTATTTCTTAACAGATCCAGATGGTTATAAAACAGAAATCATTCAAGATGGCGCTTTATAA